AGTATGACTGTGAGGCTATGGggtaatgaaaaaagaaaatggccCATTAGacttttatatttcatgtgtACAAGCTGACATTTTGTTTCCAATGTTATTgctagaggaaaggtcagggcTCACCAAAACCTCTGGATGaatcatctggggaccatgaatatccaCAACAAATGTTATGAGCCAACTGACCGTTCAAGACACAGTATCATGGACACAAGGGGTTGATCAACCAAGCAATCATCATGAATGTCAATGAACGTCCATATTGGCAATTTGGCCAGTGTTAGTCATGATATAATATCTTGCACTGAACTGATGTTCAAGCAGATTTAACGGCCAACCTACTGACCAACCAGCTGGTACGACCATCCTCAGCGCACTAGCAgagtaataaatatttatttaagctGCATTCTGTTGTTGaattcatataaaaaaaggGATTATTTAATATGAACAGAGCATTGTAATAGGTAGGAACTTCCTCCAGATGACTGAAAAACAATTGGTATCGAACACTGTATGCTTGTATGAATGACCTAATATGTGACTTAATGACTTTAATATATAACCTCATTGATTCAACAATCTCACCTAAAGAATTTCCTGCAAACACTAATTTGCATATTCTGGAACTCTTCCATGACACGATCAGACTTATAGAACACGTTTCACCGTATTCTAAGTTCTGTTCACCAAACGCACCAGAACAGAAGACACAAGTGTTTCTAGCACTCAGGCGTTACTCAGTCACTCTGGTACCGGACTGAAATTATGTTAACATAACCACAAACAACGAATCGGGAGATGAAGACCAACCTGAAGAGAGATCGAGGCAAGTGAGAAATCCCTGTTAATGATCAGTATGGCTTATCAGGTAGAGTGGGCACTAATTCAGAGTTGGTACCTCGGGATAGATGTCTGATTCCTGCTGCTCATCCTGACGAAGTGTCTGTGATCTGAGTCTGTAGTGCGAGATGACAATAAAAACTATTTGATAGTAACATCAACTGACATCGAATTGATGTtccattgtgtttttcttcttcgtAGAGAGCGACAGCAGCACGGCTGAACAAAATGCAGCGTCTACAAATGATGGCAGCACTGGGAAGGCTAAAAAGAAGGCCAGTCCTCCGAGGAAGACTCCCAGGAAAGGGCAAAAGGTGTCTGAATCTATCCCTCCCAAGCACCCTGAGCAGGATCTTAGAGTAAGAGTGCTCAAGAGGAAAATTAGAGAACATGGAGAGGGGCcaacaaaaaagaagaggaggtcTGAGGAGTCGGCGTCCTCCTCCACTGACACAGGTAGGCCGATCATGTGAGATTTACCAAATTACGCTCACTTCCTTCTAGTGATGCGATGTGACGTGATTTATGCTGATAGTTTTGGGTTTTCTTCCATGAAGACATTTAAGCGCAGCATTTCTTTAATGTTCGATGATTTTTGCCATCTGTAGAGACCAGCAGTCCCTTAGAGAGCTGCAGTACATCTCTGGAGGATGTGAGGAGGACGGCCGGTGAAGATGGAGAAGGACcaagcaggaagaggaagaggggctTGGACCCGGAGGAGAGTAAAGAGATGGCCAGAGAGGATTTATCGGTAGATGCCCAAAGAGGTAAGTATGTAGTGATTAATGTAGGCTTTGGTATAACATTTGAGAGGTTAATATCAGAGCTTAGCTCGCATTGATGTTCCTCACAACAGtagtaaaacaaaatatgtgtGTCTTTTTAGCTGAGTTTGAGGCCAAGTACAAGCAGAAAAATCATCTCGGAGAGGGAGGCTGTGGATTTGTGTTTGCTGGCATTCGTAAAGCAGACAATATACCTGTAAGTaaccaggcacacacacacacacacacacaaatatacacacaatgtGATCAGAAGGTGCTAACCAAAGTCAATGTTTGTGTCTTGTAGGTCGCCATCAAATACATATCCAAGAACAAAGTGTTCTGTAAACACGTGGTAAATGAGCGATGCCTTCATTCCCTGCAGTCACTTCCTGAATGTGTTATGGATGAACTAAGGTCATGTATGAATCTGTCCCTCATCCCCCACTTGGTTGTGATGTTTCAGGAGAACGGCAGGGAGCTCTCTGTGGAAGTGGCCGTTATGTTAAAACTTGCGGCTGGAGCGGGGACGTCAGCACCGGTGTCTCTGCTGGACTGGTACGATCTGGAACGAGAGCTGATCCTGGTTCTGGAGAGGCCAGTCCCCTCCCAAGACCTCTTTAAATACATCCAGGTCAACGGCGGctccctgcaggaggaggaggccaaggTAAGCTGCTACGGGATCCtcgtgaatatgtgtgtgtgttttaagcaAATACAGAAACTTAAGTCTCTGATCCctcatctctgtttctgtctccctctcaggtCATACTGAAACAGCTGGTTGATGCAGCCAGAGAACTTGAGGACAAGTGCGTCTTTCACCGGGACATCAAGGTGGAAAACATCTTGATTGAGACCAGCTCAGATGTCCCTCGTGTTCGGCTCATTGACTTTGGACTGAGCTGTTTCACGAAGAAAAGGTCATTTTACCGTGTCTTCTATGGTAAGATGTCTAGCTTCTACTCCTGCTCTTCACTAATATATCCATCTGTGACTGTCACATTTAATCAAagcttctcctcatcctcaccatcTTAttatcatgtctgtgtgttctagGAACATCTGCTCATGTCCCTCCGGAGTGGTACCATCGCTGCATCTACAGGCCCGGCCCCACCACAGTTTGGCAGCTTGGGGTGGTCCTGTTTGATTCGCTCCACAGCAAATCAACATTTCAGACCACCAAGTTCCTTGGAAACAGGCTGaaattcagcagcaggctgtccaaaagtaagtaaaacacactcagacacaaaccTGTCAGCAGGCACTCGTTTAGTTCTTGTTCTGATGGATCACTTTTGCCATCACCTTCATCCATCTCTTCCTCGGCAGACTGCAGAGACTTCTTGCAGATGTGTCTGACCAAATCCCCCGAACAGCGCCCCAccctgaagcagctgcagcttcaccCATGgctcaaataaacacacacatacacacacaggagctgctgcttaTATTATGTcttattaagtaaaaaaaaaaacacagacaatcaTCATACTCTTTTTCCTCATAGTTTTTGACTTATATAAATGCTTTTATCCAACTGAAGGCTTTTGATGCAAAATAAGTATTGACAGCAATGATTTTGAAAAATTTTCATATTGTGATTATCAGTAAaactggggttttttttttttaacaaaattgaATCTTGAGTACTATTCATCCAACATTTTAGGGCTGATTATAATGATtataaaacaccttaaaaaaagataataataggAAGAAGGAGTTCAATAAATCTTTTCATAAAGCACCTTTCAAAGTAAAGGTACAAGGTGCTTCACATGGGAAACTCAAGATTAAAACATCCCAGTACTACTTTTCTAAATGCtgtcagaaaaatgtaatacaataaaatacaagatAACAAAAATAGTAAAATTGACAAATAAAACAGGTTTCCCATGAACTGTTTTAAATGCTATGCGAAAAGTCTTAAAATCAGTTTACTCTAAAACTGGCTAGTGCTGATATGATCTTAGGTATCTTCCCAAAGTTACaatcttttcaaaacaaatggaaaatgacCAGTTTGTGTCCTTGTGTAACCACCAgataaaacatttcagattcAACATGCAGAATCAGCCAAAATACTGaacaagattaaaaacaaatacgactaaaatgtttcattatgtATGTGGTTAAACATCATTTACATGGTCCGGGAAAAGGACAGCTGTGACTTTAAGGCTCTGCATCATCACCGACCACCAATGAGAGAAGAGTCTGAGTTGCTTAGCAACagaacacatgcaaacagcaaCTGTGCTCTTTGAAAACAACTCAAGGTTCCCGTTTGTAGGTGTTGAACTAGTTATAATGTTCGTCTGTtcttgatatttatttatttctaattttttgcTTGCTGTCGCCCCTCCTGCGATGGCTGAAATCATGTTGTGTGAGCCGTTTGAGCTCTACAACCTCCTCAATCAGCGCAGCTGTGTGTCGAGGCTGGCGGAGCTCAACTACCTCTGTCTGATTGGtaagagatggatggatgagtctATGTAAACGCTTCATTTAAACTGGATTAAGCTGCTTTAATTCAGTTTACAGGTTCAGGTTGTACTTTACATGTGTATTCAATGTGTCTCCTTTCTAGATGCTCGTGAAACCCAAGATTACAGAATAAGTCACATCATAACagctaaaaatgtgaaattggTATGAACATTGTACAGTTTTGTGACTCTGCCTGAGCCTGATGGGTACAAATAGGTGAAAATGGggttaaaagtaaaaaaaaagacattttattcaaTTGCATCTTCTCCTGAAATGTGTGATATTGATGGAAAGAGATCTCCATCCTACATCATTAATATGGCTGAATAGATTATTTTGATGCCATTATGAAGACCTCTGCTATTCTTCAACTCTTATTTCCTTCATACGGAGCCCCTGAACTAGTTCCCACAAGATAAtataagatgaataaaatatcACCTTTTAGGATTTTAGGGGCTCCGTAGCATCCATACATGCCAGATGTTGTGCATTCTGCATAAAATCATTCAAGTAAACAATCAAACCAATGAATGTCCTTctttctggggggggggctctttcTAGGGTCCGGAGGGCACATTCCTCCTGCCCGAGGCTGTGGAGGTTGACAGCATGCAGCGCTTGGTGGTCTATGACAACAACACGAGCTGTTTGCAGGAGCAAGGTTACTGGCTGAAGTGTTAAAATGATGACTGACCTGTTCACTTTTTCCGTATTCTCCACAAGTCCCCTGAACTGCACTGAGCTCCCTTTTCCTTATTCTCTGTAGTTCCCTGTAAGCGCTCCAGTCACAATTGTCtgcactctgtctgtctgtgattgCAGGCAGAGCGGCTGAATGTGCCCAGGCCCTGTCTAAAGCCAGCCTCTATCCAGTCCACATAGTGAGGGGAGGCTTTCAGAGGTTCTCTGCTCTGTACCCTTTTTTAAGGACGGAGAAAATCCTCTACACCATCATGGTAAGACAAACACCTGACCTGGAGCTTCATACGCTGAAAATAAAGTCTGTGAGGTtcttctcagtcatccaggtggTATTACGTCTGGAGAAAGTTGAATCTGAATCAGTGAACTGGACAAAAATCAGTGCCTGGTTGTGCAAAGCAAtgcattttaataaaatcaagTCTGTGTTCAATCAACTCTGTAACATACTCAACAAAGTTGAACACTGTAAGTCTTATAAAGgccatatttaatatttatggcAATGCTATTATATTACATTGTACAGATGTTTATGAATTATATTGCAGCCACTTTCAGGAAATAAACTACAATGACACAGGTGTTAAATCTAGATTTAGCAGGACAGCCGTTGATACTGAAGTTTCAATTAATAACGTTACCAAAGGCCCAGTGACACATTCAACCTTTAGACTTTATACATCCCAAACAACTTGATTCAAATTGCTGCTGATTAACAGGGATGTGAGCACACTGATTAATTCACAGCCTTTAATGATGCAAACATTGTCAGAGACCCCTGTTTCAGCCACAGTTTAATATATTTCTGTTACTATCTCAGGAGCTGGAAAACCTGAAGACTTACCCGGTGGAGCTCATAGCAGGACTGCTGTATCTGGGGGACCAGAAACAAGGCACGGACTCCAGCGTCCTCAAAGACCTGAAAGTCAGCGCTGTCGTCAGCGTCTCACAGGACGACACTCTGGAGTGAGACAGGACTGGATATTCAAAATACCATTTGAGAAGAGTCTGAATATCATGTGTCACTGATTCTTTTGAATCTTTTAGATCTAGATCCATAAAGCGGAATCAGACTATCCTCAACATCCCTGCGACCGACTCAGTGGTGTCTGATTTATATTCAAGTTTGGAAAgtatttgtagttttattgGTAAGTCGTGCTCATAGTTTACTTAGTAAGCTGTTTTAAATCCTTAAATATATCTGTGATCTCATGTGTATAAGCAGGAAACCTGTGAATTTGGGGtatcaagttttttttacagtcgattaaaaaaacaactttaaaaaagtTCAAATGGGAACGCACTTTTTAAGCTTCTCAGTAAGTTTAATCTGAGATATAACTTTCCTTGTTCTACCACAGTTTGAGAActtaaaggtcagaggtcattgTTTTGGGTTTTATGAATAAAAGAGCTAATGATGAAATGGTTTTTATACAGTAGAGATGATATACGGCGATATAGTCTGTCCTGTACAGATTGTTTTGATCAGGTTgttttttgctcagtttgcGGTTTGGTTTTCAGGTTCACACATCAACATGGGCTCCCGTGTGCTGATCGTCTCCAGGCAGGGCAGAAGCCGCTGCAGTGCTGTGGCCATTGCCTTTCTCATGCACcaccacaaatacacactggAGGTTAGTGGGGTTCATTCGTCGTGGTATGAGCCAAATTAGTTCTAATGTGATCTCTATATGGTACCAAGAAATAAGTTATACTCAGCTGGGAGTGAATGAAAATTACAAGTCAAGTCCACCACATTCTCCCCACTAACTGgactttgtctctcttttagTACGTCAGCGGGCTGCGTATAAATAGCCAAATAAACTGTTCCCCAtccccagtctttatgctaagctaggctaacctgCCTCCAGGATTtacaggaatagtttgacattttgggaaatcatCTTATTTGCTTTTCAACACCAATCTCACGTCTGCACGGCAAATTTGTAACTGTTTTGgcagccaattagcttagcttagcatttaGACTggaaaaagtaacaaaatctgtCTAGTGAACCAACACAGAAGTGTAAAAGCTACGAGTTGTATTACTGCTCGTTCCCGATacatatttagcatacagacgCGGTCAACCTTGTCATCTAAACCTCAGCCACAAATCGAattaatatttctaaaaatgttgaaCAACTCTGGTATTTATCATGGAAAGGAAATATATGAATGTGATTCATATGACATTTATAGTGACATTTAAAGTAATTAGTtgttaatcaataattaaataattaattattacattatttatatgaCATTTAAAGTACATATTGTTGTTGGTTTGTCTTCTCTCAGGAGGCCTGGAGGTACCTGCTCAAATGTAAACCCAGCGTGAGGCCAAACACGGGGTTTCTACAGCAGCTGTCTGACTGGGAGCTTCACACCACAGGAGCAAAAGTTACTGATATCTCTGACCATCATTTTTAACAAAGGAACCAGCACCTTTAATAATGATGTGGCGAATTTATATTAACTTCATGCAATAAAGACTGACACTTTGCAGGCCTTGCATCCAATAAAGCTAatttagttttctgttttgtagGTTAttgtttgttgctgtgttgATTATATAAAACCTTAATTtcaggtttacacacacacacacacacatataaaaaaatatatatataaatatgttcaAAGCATAATAAAAAGCATCTAAACTggtagtaaaataaaaacaaatactgagATTTAAACTAGCTATAAGAAGTAAGTAAGCAGGTGGAGCCAGTGCAGTAGAAACCTTtatctaaaaaatattttccttttaacagATATCTTCATTTGAAATTGACAACATACatagaataaaacaacagatgaaacattgaggggaaaaaacaaaacaagggtGCTGTAGAAACTTGTGGTGAAACTGTGTGGACTTTTCTCCACATTGAGCCTTGTGACATCAAAACACGCAGATTAATATCTTTTCAGATTTGTACATGTATTTCAAAAAGACTCTTCCAGGATGTGCGTATGTAAATATGtggacataaaaagaaaaataaagtcagtGGACAGTGACaccttgtgttttttgttcacTATTGTTATTTATGAATAATGTCACTACTCCGTACATGGCTCTGCCTGAGGCGCTGACAGTATTGGAGATGACAGTTCCTCCTGACTACACAGTTATGTAACATCAGCTTTAAATACACAGGACACATGCCAAGTAGGCACACTGAATGGATTACCCTGAAGTGAGCCTAGCAGGGGGCAGAGTGCCCTCCCTGCAGAGAGCCGTCCAAACAACCAGTGTATGAGCCTAAAATACACCTGAAGACACATTTCCTCTTTAGGTTTGAATGGTGTTTAAACTGTTGCTTTGTCTCCACAGCATGTGTGCAGACACACTGCATGTCTTTATGCTTGTGTATGGTTACATACATGTCTGGCTTTATGAAGTATTTAAGTGGAATACCTGTCTGCTTTATAAAGTTTCTATAATACTTAAATAAATGAGGCTCATGTGgctgaatgtttttgttgtagCTGGGGGAGGTCAGCGCCATTGACTAGGATTATATCTCATGGCCAAATCCTACTAATGAGACACAGCGGTGCCTGTGAGGCTGCACTCAGGGCAGAAATTTCAGGGTGTAAAAAGCGCTGcaggctctgattggctgacaggaGGAACCATACGTATTAGATACGTCACCAAGCGGACTTCTGATTGGACCAACCAGCTGCAGAGCGACACGCACAGCGAGCAGGACGCACGGCGTAAAGTTTTGTAAGTTCACTCTCATCAGCACCGATCAAACCTGATGATCATCATGAGggcatgaaaataaaagcaggaaaGTTGTAATTCTTTAAATCTTTTTAGCCTAAACAGTTGATTTAAGTAACTCATTCCCAGCATCAATATATATGGAGAATAAAGCAGTGCTGCTAATATAGAtggttttttaaaattaaagtaaattaatTATAAAGTATGCCCTAGTTTCCACAACTCCACAAGGTGCAGTCAAATAACATCTAATTACATTATGAACATGTATATAAACTGTTGTCCTATTCTGTATTCTACCATAGGAATATTTTTCCACatgcattaatgtaaaagtAGTTTAgagttggttgaggtggagctcattttaaacaattttctACAAGACAGCAACTATTTTCGCTCAGCATTGATCAGCTGATTGTTTCCTCCATGAAtccattgattgtttggtttgtaaaaagtctggaaatagtgagaaatgccaTCCCAATGAGAgaccagagcccaaagtgactccttcacaatgtttgttttgtccaaccaacagtccagaCCTCAACATTATTACAAATAcataatacattaaaataagtAAAGGCAAAAGTGGCAAATATgaactgtacatattttttcaaTCTATCCAGAATCAGGATGTTATTAACCAGAGAGTTATCTTGGTTTTTGTCCATAAATAATGTCCATCTGAGACAAGGTTTCATGATGAAGAACCTTTGGACAGATCCAGTCCTGTAGACACTAAAATACTGTAgagacttttattctgaaggcgCTGACAGGAAGCGCTTCTTCTTCGTTGGTGTAGTTTTGACACTGACAGTTCAACTGTTGCACAGCGGAGCTTGAATATTACCCAACTCCTCAGGGTGTCTTCATGGTAGAGTAGAAAATGTTGTTCGCTCCTGCGGGTTTAACGGAGTGCTTCCGAGAATGGGAGGAATTAGAGAAGAACTACCAACAAATCCAGGTACGTGAAACAGCGCGTCTCCCGGCTCAGCTGTGCCCGTGGAGGTGAGCCCTGTCCGGGCAAGCTAACAGCGGGGTTCGGTGGGCATGGAGGCGACGATGGGCTCCGCCCTCAGCTGCTAAGGATTATTGTTCCCTTTCagccagaagaaaaacaaaaaaactccaaaaaaaaagttggatgATATATAAGTTTGCACAACTAACTTTCTCCTCCTTGTCGGTTGTCACGTCGCCGCCAACACGACGCTGTTTGTGGGGAAGCACCGCAGGACCCCGGGGGTCGGCTCCATGCCTGAACAGCGCTGCAGCTGATGGCTGATGAGTTTATATACAGTGGCTGTGTTAAGCTGTGTTAACATCTtttacttaaaaagaaaaagaaaacactgcaaaatgaCAACACTGTAATcacacaagtaaaagtcctgcactgaaaatgttattaggtaaaagtactaataccacttTGTAAAAACTCTGGTAAATACAAATTTAGAAGTAAAAGTCGTGCATTAAAAACGTTGCTTaggtaaaagtactaataccacttTGTAAAAACTCTggtaaatacacatttagaaGTAAAAGTCGTGCATTAAAAACGTTGCTTaggtaaaagtactaatactaataaGTACTAATAACTTATATACTGGTAAATATTCTTTTGCAAATAAAAGTCTTCAATTGAAAGTGTAACTTAAGTTAAAGTTCTAATACCACATTGTAAAAACAATGGTGAATAATCTATTttaagtaaaagtcctgcactgaAATGTTAGgtaaagtactaataccacaatgtaaacacacaggTAAATActcttttataaaaaaaagtcatgtactgaaaatgttacttaagcAAAAGTGGCCTAAAGTTACTTGGAGCAAGAGAATATCTCCTGTTGTCCTGTTCTGTATTCTACAATaagattattattcctcattCATTAAtataaaagcaggattttactgttggagttGGTTGAGGTACTATTTTCACTCTCCACCGATCAGCTGATTATTTCCTCCATGAAtccattgattgtttggtttgtaacaAGTGTGGAAATGGTGAGAAATATCGTCCCAATGAGAgacca
This window of the Pempheris klunzingeri isolate RE-2024b chromosome 14, fPemKlu1.hap1, whole genome shotgun sequence genome carries:
- the styxl1 gene encoding serine/threonine/tyrosine-interacting-like protein 1 — protein: MAEIMLCEPFELYNLLNQRSCVSRLAELNYLCLIDARETQDYRISHIITAKNVKLGPEGTFLLPEAVEVDSMQRLVVYDNNTSCLQEQGRAAECAQALSKASLYPVHIVRGGFQRFSALYPFLRTEKILYTIMELENLKTYPVELIAGLLYLGDQKQGTDSSVLKDLKVSAVVSVSQDDTLESRSIKRNQTILNIPATDSVVSDLYSSLESICSFIGSHINMGSRVLIVSRQGRSRCSAVAIAFLMHHHKYTLEEAWRYLLKCKPSVRPNTGFLQQLSDWELHTTGAKVTDISDHHF
- the LOC139213413 gene encoding serine/threonine-protein kinase pim-1-like, with amino-acid sequence MKTNLKRDRESDSSTAEQNAASTNDGSTGKAKKKASPPRKTPRKGQKVSESIPPKHPEQDLRVRVLKRKIREHGEGPTKKKRRSEESASSSTDTETSSPLESCSTSLEDVRRTAGEDGEGPSRKRKRGLDPEESKEMAREDLSVDAQRAEFEAKYKQKNHLGEGGCGFVFAGIRKADNIPVAIKYISKNKVFCKHVENGRELSVEVAVMLKLAAGAGTSAPVSLLDWYDLERELILVLERPVPSQDLFKYIQVNGGSLQEEEAKVILKQLVDAARELEDKCVFHRDIKVENILIETSSDVPRVRLIDFGLSCFTKKRSFYRVFYGTSAHVPPEWYHRCIYRPGPTTVWQLGVVLFDSLHSKSTFQTTKFLGNRLKFSSRLSKNCRDFLQMCLTKSPEQRPTLKQLQLHPWLK